One Synechococcus sp. Nb3U1 genomic window, GCTCCAATCTAGCGCTGCACCCCGTCCGCGCAGAAGCTCCGCCAAGTCTGCCCCATCCTGCCTATCCATCGCCAAGGCCACATCCACAATGCCGGGAGAATGCTGCTGCAAATAGCGATCCACCTCATCCCCAACATGGGCAGGCTGAGAAAGGCGTAAGCGAATTGATCCCTGGCACAGATCAAGCGTGTGGGGGGCTTGTCGCTCAATTTGAAACCCCCAAACCCGACAAAACTGCTCCCGCCAGTAGGGCAGATCCCAGAGATAAAAGTGCAGGTGATGGATCCCTTGGATCCCACTTACGGATTGGTTCATCGCCGCCACACCTGATCTCTCCACTAGGCACAGTTGCCTTCTCTTCCTCAGGATAGGCTTGCAATGGGAGAGAGGAACACAAGCATTGTTCCGGGAAACCGCCGCAACAGCTGTATCCCTGCTGAAAAGGGCAGGGATACAAAAAGATCCAGGAAAGGCCCTGAGACCTTATACCCCCTGAGATCCTTTCGTGCCAGAAAGAACCATAGTTAGGGTTGACACACTCCTACCTCAAGAATTTGTTAATTCAAACAAAGAGATTGAGAAAAACCCGCACTCGCCATGTTAGATCTACTGCCAGTCAATGCACGGTTATGACTCTCTTCCTTCCGGCCATGAGTCTGAGCTGATGCCAGCTCATTCGCTCGTCCCCCGTAGAGGGGGTGCAGGGATCCCAGCTCCGCACGGATTTCGCCTTCCCTGAACAGGATCTGGAGATGGATATCGAGAAAAGCCGTAGGGCTGAGTGGGGAAAAAGAGGTCAGGAGCGTTTATGGTCAGCACCAGCATCCCTGTAGTTAAGGCAGATCGCCGGCCGCGATATCCCCTCAGCGAACATTTGCAGGTGATTCAGCCTTCAGTTCCGGTTGAACTATTGGATGCAGAGTCTTGGCAAGGGATCCAAGCGATCGCCCAATTGCTCCCTGCTTCTTTGACCAACTTTTTTGGCTTTGAATGTCGGTTGGGGATCCCTGAGGCAGCGGGAGATTTTCTGATCTGTCTGGATGCTAAAGAAGCGGGCCGTAATACCTTGGCTTCCGCAGAGTATGGGGCCAGCCTGTTGCAATCGGAGCCGATTTGGCAGCGGATCCATCAATTGGGTCAACATTGGCAGTCAGCGGGATCCCTCTTGTCAGAGCGGGTTCACAACATATGGCTGGAGTTTGATGTGGAGCGGTCGGGGCCTGTTTCCACGCCTTTGCCCAGCTGTTTTATCGGCTCGTTGCCCATTTACGGGAACCCCGTCGAGGGGGACGAAATTCACCATTGGCTCCTTAACGAACCCCTGACCCTACTCCGAGGAGAAGCTCTGCCCACCTCCGTGCAAGCGACGGTGTTGCGCTGTCTACAAGCTCTGCCCATTGGGGCCTATGTATTTCAGGTCGGGTTGATGTTGGCTCGCCGCAACGATTGGGTACGCCTGTGTATACGCGATATTGACCCCGATCAAATCCTCACTTATCTGGATACCATCGGTTGGCCCGGATCTTTGGCGGGCTTAGAGCAGTTGCTAAATCAACTGGAGCCAACAGTCGATCGGATTGACCTGGATTTGGACGTGGAGGGATCCATTGGGCCAAAGCTGGGCTTAGAGTGCTACTTAATTGGCCAACCGGCGCGGGATCCCCGTTGGAGCCATTTTCTGGACAGTTTGGTGGCCCTAGGTCTCTGTCTCCCCCAGAAACGAGAGGCACTGCTGCGTTATCCCGGCTATGTACGAGAACGCCACTATCCTGAAACGTGGCCGCACCCTTTACAAAAGTTATCCCAATTGTTGGGGCCCGATTGTGAGAGCGTGTTTTATCGCGGTTTGCACCACATCAAGGTGGTCTA contains:
- a CDS encoding 2OG-Fe(II) oxygenase gives rise to the protein MVSTSIPVVKADRRPRYPLSEHLQVIQPSVPVELLDAESWQGIQAIAQLLPASLTNFFGFECRLGIPEAAGDFLICLDAKEAGRNTLASAEYGASLLQSEPIWQRIHQLGQHWQSAGSLLSERVHNIWLEFDVERSGPVSTPLPSCFIGSLPIYGNPVEGDEIHHWLLNEPLTLLRGEALPTSVQATVLRCLQALPIGAYVFQVGLMLARRNDWVRLCIRDIDPDQILTYLDTIGWPGSLAGLEQLLNQLEPTVDRIDLDLDVEGSIGPKLGLECYLIGQPARDPRWSHFLDSLVALGLCLPQKREALLRYPGYVRERHYPETWPHPLQKLSQLLGPDCESVFYRGLHHIKVVYRGEQVLEAKAYLAVSQQVLNLSAARKTLTSQGSQAILSTSKATSKGERQPASPTPGFTPPFQIYNFFSATEAEQLLTYSLEQEAAFEPSQGQTYGTEDEQSQEDRNYRFSWVLETIQPKVENQIRQAVRAALPQALAELGMDLFEPAHIEVQLTAHNHGHYFKLHNDNGSEVTARRTLTFVYYFSRQPQPFLGGELRVYPGAAAKVGADRGLTLLQPHLYTPIQPRHNSIVFFPSQLWHEVRRVRCPSRVFADSRFTFNGWVYR